From the genome of Desulfobaculum xiamenense, one region includes:
- a CDS encoding branched-chain amino acid transaminase, whose product MVQKVDSIWFDGKLVPWDEAQVHVLTHTLHYGCGVFEGIRAYRLADGGSAVFRLKEHIHRHFNSAKILEMQIPFSEEDICAAVIETLKANRMAEGYIRPLSFIGAGVMGVHPGNNPIQTIIATWPWGAYLGEDALAKGIRVKTSTFTRHHVNVMMTKAKTCGNYVNSVLAKREAIADGYDEALMLDTEGYVSEATGENIFIVRGGVIKTTPLTSVLDGLTRNSLITLARDLGYEVVEQRFTRDELYSADEAFFCGTAAEVTPIREVDRRAIGAGKAGEVGLHLQKEYFKVVKGENPAYAKWLDRYTL is encoded by the coding sequence ATGGTCCAGAAAGTCGACAGCATCTGGTTTGACGGAAAGCTCGTGCCGTGGGACGAGGCGCAGGTTCATGTGCTGACCCACACGCTGCACTACGGGTGCGGCGTGTTCGAAGGCATCCGCGCCTATCGCCTCGCGGATGGCGGCTCCGCCGTGTTCCGCCTGAAGGAGCACATCCATCGGCATTTCAATTCGGCGAAGATTCTCGAAATGCAGATTCCCTTCTCGGAGGAGGACATCTGCGCCGCCGTCATCGAAACCCTCAAGGCCAACCGCATGGCCGAGGGCTACATCCGCCCCCTGTCCTTTATCGGCGCGGGCGTGATGGGCGTGCATCCGGGCAACAACCCCATTCAGACCATCATCGCTACGTGGCCGTGGGGCGCGTATCTCGGCGAGGACGCCCTTGCCAAGGGCATCCGCGTAAAGACGTCCACCTTCACCCGGCATCACGTCAACGTGATGATGACCAAGGCCAAGACCTGCGGCAACTACGTCAATTCCGTCCTCGCCAAGCGCGAGGCCATTGCCGACGGCTACGACGAGGCGCTCATGCTCGACACGGAGGGGTACGTGTCCGAGGCGACGGGCGAGAACATTTTCATCGTGCGCGGCGGCGTCATCAAGACCACGCCGCTGACGTCCGTGCTCGACGGACTTACGCGCAACAGCCTCATCACCCTTGCCCGCGATCTGGGCTACGAGGTGGTGGAGCAGCGCTTCACCCGCGATGAGCTCTATTCCGCCGACGAGGCGTTCTTCTGCGGCACCGCCGCCGAGGTCACGCCCATCCGCGAGGTGGACCGCCGCGCCATCGGCGCGGGCAAAGCGGGCGAAGTGGGCCTGCATCTCCAGAAGGAATACTTCAAGGTTGTGAAGGGCGAGAACCCGGCCTACGCCAAGTGGCTCGACCGCTATACCCTGTAG
- the der gene encoding ribosome biogenesis GTPase Der, with the protein MLPTIALIGRPNVGKSTLFNRLIRRQKALTHDLPGVTRDRIYGEVRQSERPFALVDTGGLVLDEDQNFEKEILEQAHEAIQESHAILLVVDGKGGLNPVDEQVARDLRESHKPVLVVVNKVDGYEKEDLASEFHALGLELVPVSAAHGYNVPELLERVSAIIDELGFEYGDEEEEEDRTGLRVAMIGRPNAGKSSMCNAILGERRFIVSDVAGTTRDSVDVTFERQGHRYTFVDTAGLRRKTKISDDLERFSVLRSLKATKQAQIAVLVLDAMEGLTVQDKKLVSILDREKTPFIVAVNKIDLAPKGKLEEIKRYFAEQLRICPHVPVIYTSTMTSAGLGGLLPLAEKIWAECQIRVTTGVLNRTLQDAITRHQPPVIKRRRAKFYYLTQTDIKPPTFVFFVNDPELVKSSYSRYLENQLRKSFGLKMAPMQVYFRSSHNKK; encoded by the coding sequence ATGTTACCGACAATAGCACTTATCGGCCGCCCCAACGTGGGCAAGTCAACGCTCTTCAACCGGCTTATCCGCCGCCAGAAGGCCCTGACCCACGACCTGCCCGGCGTGACCAGGGACCGCATCTACGGCGAGGTTCGCCAGTCGGAACGTCCGTTCGCGCTCGTGGACACGGGTGGTCTCGTTCTGGATGAGGATCAGAATTTCGAGAAGGAAATCCTGGAGCAGGCCCACGAGGCCATTCAGGAGTCCCACGCCATTCTCCTCGTGGTGGACGGCAAGGGCGGTCTGAACCCCGTGGACGAGCAGGTCGCCCGCGATCTGCGCGAGAGCCACAAGCCCGTGCTGGTGGTCGTCAACAAGGTTGACGGCTACGAGAAGGAAGACCTCGCGTCCGAATTCCATGCCCTCGGGCTGGAGCTTGTTCCCGTGAGCGCCGCGCACGGCTACAACGTGCCCGAGCTGCTGGAGCGCGTCTCCGCCATCATCGACGAGCTCGGCTTCGAGTACGGCGACGAGGAGGAGGAAGAGGACCGCACCGGCCTGCGCGTGGCCATGATCGGCCGCCCCAACGCGGGCAAGTCGTCCATGTGCAACGCCATCCTTGGCGAGCGCCGTTTCATCGTCAGCGACGTGGCTGGCACCACCCGCGATAGCGTGGACGTGACCTTCGAGCGTCAGGGCCACCGCTACACCTTCGTGGATACCGCCGGTCTGCGCCGCAAGACCAAGATCTCCGACGATCTCGAACGCTTCTCCGTGCTGCGTTCCCTCAAGGCCACCAAGCAGGCGCAGATTGCCGTGCTCGTGCTGGACGCCATGGAAGGGCTGACCGTGCAGGACAAGAAGCTCGTGTCCATCCTCGACCGCGAGAAGACGCCCTTCATCGTGGCGGTGAACAAGATCGATCTCGCGCCCAAGGGCAAGCTGGAGGAGATCAAGCGCTACTTCGCCGAGCAGTTGCGCATCTGTCCGCACGTTCCGGTCATCTATACGTCCACGATGACCAGCGCCGGACTGGGCGGTCTGCTGCCGCTGGCCGAGAAGATATGGGCCGAGTGCCAGATCCGCGTGACCACGGGCGTGCTCAACCGCACCCTGCAGGACGCGATCACCCGGCACCAGCCGCCGGTCATCAAGCGTCGCCGCGCCAAGTTCTACTACCTGACGCAGACGGACATCAAACCGCCGACCTTCGTCTTCTTCGTGAACGATCCGGAACTGGTGAAGTCGTCCTACTCGCGCTACCTCGAAAACCAGCTGCGCAAATCCTTCGGACTGAAGATGGCCCCCATGCAGGTGTACTTCCGTTCGAGTCACAACAAGAAATAG
- the mtnA gene encoding S-methyl-5-thioribose-1-phosphate isomerase: protein MDWHIRFSDEKGCLLLLDQRFLPNREDWFECTDTASTIYALQTMVVRGAPAIGVTAAYGCWLAAREAAGEGWEKRLETLLTDLENARPTAVNLRWAVRRMRAARDARPGLDHEALCAFWLELAKEIHEEDKRLCRLIGTHGATVIDDGDTVMTHCNAGALATADYGTALGVIRGAVDAGKRVEVIANETRPFLQGARLTAYELHKDGIPVKVACDNACSLLMKRGMVDKVVVGADRIAANGDAANKIGTSGVAILARHYGIPFYVAAPLSTIDRETPDGDAIPIEDRTPREVTHVGDHQITPDGVGVFNFAFDVTPAEFITGIVTERGVLLPPYSESIARAFAEREAEESAR, encoded by the coding sequence ATGGACTGGCACATCCGTTTTTCCGACGAGAAGGGCTGTCTGCTGCTTTTGGACCAGCGTTTTCTCCCCAACCGGGAGGACTGGTTCGAGTGCACGGACACCGCGAGCACCATCTACGCGCTCCAGACCATGGTCGTGCGCGGAGCGCCCGCCATCGGCGTGACTGCGGCCTACGGCTGCTGGCTCGCCGCGCGCGAGGCCGCGGGCGAGGGCTGGGAGAAGCGTCTGGAGACGCTATTGACCGACCTCGAAAATGCCCGTCCCACCGCCGTGAATCTGCGCTGGGCCGTGCGGCGCATGCGTGCCGCTCGCGATGCCCGCCCCGGTCTCGATCACGAGGCCCTGTGCGCCTTTTGGCTTGAACTGGCCAAGGAGATTCACGAGGAGGACAAGCGGTTGTGCCGTCTCATCGGCACGCATGGCGCCACCGTTATCGACGACGGTGACACCGTGATGACCCACTGCAACGCGGGCGCTTTGGCCACGGCCGATTACGGCACGGCCCTCGGCGTTATCCGTGGCGCGGTGGACGCCGGAAAGCGGGTGGAGGTCATCGCCAACGAGACCCGGCCGTTCCTGCAGGGCGCACGGCTCACCGCCTACGAACTGCACAAGGACGGCATCCCGGTGAAGGTCGCCTGCGACAACGCGTGCTCGCTGCTCATGAAGCGTGGTATGGTTGACAAGGTCGTGGTCGGCGCGGACCGCATCGCCGCCAACGGCGACGCGGCCAACAAGATCGGCACCAGCGGTGTGGCGATTTTGGCCCGGCACTACGGCATTCCGTTCTACGTGGCGGCTCCGCTGTCCACCATCGACCGCGAGACGCCCGACGGCGACGCCATTCCCATCGAGGACCGTACCCCCCGCGAGGTGACCCACGTGGGCGACCACCAGATCACTCCCGATGGCGTGGGCGTGTTCAACTTTGCCTTCGACGTGACGCCCGCCGAGTTCATCACCGGCATCGTCACCGAGCGCGGCGTGCTCCTGCCGCCATATTCGGAATCCATCGCCCGCGCTTTTGCCGAGCGCGAGGCCGAGGAGTCCGCCCGGTAG
- the gatB gene encoding Asp-tRNA(Asn)/Glu-tRNA(Gln) amidotransferase subunit GatB, which produces MADYEAVIGLEVHAQLKTKSKLFCSCSTEFGQEPNTNVCPVCTGQPGSLPVLNARAVEYAVKMALAIGCTVNERSVFARKNYFYPDLPMGYQISQFDLPVAEHGRVDIEVDGELKTIGVTRIHMENDAGKSIHSHAENASFVDLNRAGTPLIEIVSDPDMRSPEEAVAYLKSLHSILLYLGICDGNMEEGSFRCDANVSIRPRGQKEFGTRAELKNMNSFRNVQRAIAYEITRQEDLLEDGEEVVQETRLFDADRGVTQTMRGKEEAHDYRYFPDPDLVPLVLDHDWIEGLRAGLPELPAARLARFMEQYDLPRSDAEALTGDRALADYYEAAVVAYAEPRKVGNWMMTEMLRMLNENGGTIAACGMAPAQFAALVRMVDEGAINQKVGKQVFADLFAEGGDPEAHVREKGLVQISDTSALEAAVDEVIAANPEEAEAFRGGKTKLMGFFVGQVMRRTKGQGNPKLINEILISKLS; this is translated from the coding sequence ATGGCCGACTATGAAGCCGTCATCGGGCTTGAGGTTCATGCCCAGCTCAAGACGAAGTCCAAGCTCTTCTGTTCCTGCTCCACCGAGTTCGGCCAGGAGCCCAATACCAACGTCTGCCCCGTGTGCACGGGCCAGCCGGGAAGCCTGCCGGTGCTCAACGCCCGCGCCGTGGAGTACGCCGTGAAGATGGCGCTCGCCATCGGCTGCACGGTGAACGAGCGCTCCGTGTTTGCGCGCAAGAACTATTTCTACCCGGACCTGCCCATGGGTTACCAGATTTCGCAGTTCGATCTGCCCGTGGCCGAGCATGGCCGAGTGGACATCGAGGTGGATGGCGAGCTGAAGACCATCGGCGTCACCCGCATCCACATGGAGAATGACGCGGGCAAGAGCATCCACTCCCACGCCGAGAATGCGAGCTTCGTCGATCTCAACCGCGCGGGAACCCCGCTCATCGAGATCGTCTCCGATCCGGACATGCGCTCCCCCGAGGAGGCCGTGGCCTACCTCAAGTCCCTGCATTCCATCCTGCTGTACCTCGGCATCTGCGATGGCAACATGGAGGAGGGGAGCTTCCGCTGCGACGCCAACGTGTCCATCCGTCCCCGTGGGCAGAAGGAATTCGGTACCCGCGCAGAGCTGAAGAATATGAACTCGTTCCGCAACGTGCAGCGTGCCATCGCCTACGAGATCACCCGGCAGGAGGACCTGCTTGAGGATGGCGAGGAAGTGGTGCAGGAAACCCGCCTCTTCGACGCTGACCGTGGCGTGACCCAGACCATGCGCGGCAAGGAAGAGGCCCACGACTACCGCTATTTCCCGGACCCGGACCTCGTGCCGCTGGTTCTCGACCATGACTGGATCGAGGGACTGCGCGCCGGTCTGCCCGAGCTTCCCGCCGCGCGTCTGGCTCGGTTCATGGAACAGTACGACCTGCCCCGTAGCGACGCCGAAGCCTTGACGGGCGACCGCGCCCTCGCGGACTACTACGAGGCCGCCGTGGTCGCCTACGCCGAGCCGCGCAAGGTCGGCAACTGGATGATGACCGAGATGCTGCGCATGCTGAATGAGAACGGCGGCACCATCGCCGCATGCGGCATGGCTCCCGCGCAGTTCGCCGCGCTGGTGCGCATGGTGGACGAGGGCGCGATCAACCAGAAGGTCGGCAAGCAGGTCTTCGCGGACCTCTTCGCCGAGGGTGGCGATCCCGAGGCGCATGTCCGCGAGAAGGGACTGGTGCAGATTTCCGACACCAGCGCCCTCGAAGCCGCAGTGGATGAGGTCATCGCCGCCAACCCCGAGGAGGCCGAGGCCTTCCGTGGCGGCAAGACCAAGCTCATGGGCTTCTTCGTCGGTCAGGTGATGCGCCGGACCAAGGGACAGGGCAATCCCAAGCTCATCAACGAGATTCTCATCAGCAAGCTCAGCTAG
- a CDS encoding DUF4254 domain-containing protein, translated as MNRKPGIAELKECLEQCFAEQAAFVAAWHEAEPDDIAVPEGEATPATLRALVAREHLRNYRLWHVEDEARRKDVDAEVIARCKREIDGLNQSRNDHMERVDACVVELVSGLLPQDAAERYNTETIGAALDRLSIISLKIFHMREQTLRSDVNAEHVTSCERKLAVLREQREDLMRSVVELVDEYAAGTKRPKVYYQFKMYNDPSLNPALYGAARAASK; from the coding sequence GTGAATAGGAAGCCCGGCATCGCCGAGTTGAAGGAATGCCTCGAACAGTGCTTCGCCGAGCAGGCCGCCTTTGTGGCCGCATGGCACGAGGCCGAGCCTGACGATATCGCCGTTCCCGAAGGGGAGGCCACTCCCGCAACGCTTCGTGCGCTGGTCGCCCGCGAGCACCTGCGTAACTATCGCCTTTGGCATGTCGAGGACGAGGCGCGCCGCAAGGATGTCGACGCCGAAGTCATCGCCCGCTGCAAGAGGGAGATCGACGGCCTGAACCAGTCGCGCAACGACCACATGGAGCGCGTGGACGCCTGCGTCGTCGAGCTTGTGTCCGGGCTGCTGCCGCAGGACGCCGCCGAGCGCTACAATACCGAAACCATCGGCGCGGCGCTCGACAGGCTGTCCATCATCAGCCTCAAGATTTTTCACATGCGCGAGCAGACCCTGCGTTCCGACGTGAACGCCGAGCATGTCACCTCCTGCGAGCGCAAGCTCGCCGTCCTGCGTGAGCAGCGCGAGGACCTCATGCGCAGCGTTGTGGAACTCGTCGACGAATACGCCGCTGGTACCAAGCGCCCCAAGGTCTACTACCAGTTCAAGATGTACAACGATCCCAGCCTGAACCCGGCGCTGTACGGTGCCGCGCGGGCCGCGTCCAAGTAG
- the mltA gene encoding murein transglycosylase A: MLRFVRLVAVLFALALIGCARPSVPPVPPLTFVQSDVDAKDMVKRLSPRGQSLSSWQELAPALERSLAFTAVKPRAGVALEGDGLTLTWGQLHDSIAKLLEILPRLDAEPELLTENFAWFRLTQGVLMTGYYVPYVEASSVRTAEYRYPIYGLPDDLRKLDLGEFHPRWKGQRLIYRVEHGEAVPYPERAEIDFEGALSGRGLEIAWARDLVDVFFLQIQGSGLLHFPDGSRHLVGYAGKNGHRYVSLGRVLVRRGLMDLEHVSMKSIREYLAAHPEEVPALLSTNPSYVFFRLGEDGPVGAMGKMLTPKVSMATDPKFLPLGSLLAFEADLPPEAPGEDDSHVAGLGLAQDTGGAITGARVDWFCGSGPEVEFFAGHIKNPASIHLLVSKEVLK, translated from the coding sequence ATGCTTCGTTTTGTCCGGCTCGTCGCCGTGTTGTTCGCGCTTGCGCTCATCGGATGCGCAAGGCCTTCTGTTCCGCCGGTTCCGCCGCTCACGTTCGTCCAGTCCGATGTCGATGCAAAGGATATGGTCAAACGCCTTTCGCCCCGTGGGCAGTCCTTGTCCTCGTGGCAGGAGCTGGCACCGGCGCTGGAGCGAAGCCTTGCGTTCACGGCGGTGAAGCCGCGCGCTGGCGTGGCGCTCGAAGGCGACGGACTCACGCTGACATGGGGCCAGCTTCACGACAGCATCGCGAAGCTCCTTGAAATCCTGCCGCGGCTGGACGCGGAGCCGGAGCTTCTCACCGAGAATTTCGCATGGTTTCGCCTGACGCAGGGCGTGCTGATGACCGGGTACTATGTGCCCTATGTCGAGGCCAGCTCCGTGCGCACGGCGGAATACCGCTATCCGATCTATGGCCTGCCCGATGACTTGCGAAAGCTCGACCTCGGGGAGTTTCATCCGCGTTGGAAGGGGCAGCGGCTCATCTACCGCGTCGAGCACGGCGAGGCTGTGCCCTATCCCGAACGCGCCGAAATCGACTTCGAGGGCGCGTTGAGCGGGCGCGGGCTGGAAATCGCGTGGGCGAGGGATCTGGTGGATGTCTTCTTCCTTCAGATTCAGGGATCGGGGCTGTTGCACTTTCCAGACGGCAGCCGCCATCTCGTGGGCTACGCGGGTAAGAACGGGCACCGCTACGTGAGCCTTGGCCGGGTGCTCGTGCGCCGTGGCCTCATGGACCTCGAGCATGTCAGCATGAAGTCCATTCGCGAATATCTCGCCGCGCATCCCGAGGAAGTGCCAGCGCTTCTGTCCACCAATCCGAGCTACGTGTTCTTCCGTCTCGGCGAGGATGGGCCGGTCGGCGCGATGGGGAAAATGTTGACGCCGAAGGTCAGCATGGCTACAGACCCTAAGTTTCTGCCGCTTGGATCGCTTCTGGCCTTCGAGGCCGATCTGCCACCCGAGGCTCCGGGCGAGGATGACTCGCACGTGGCCGGTCTCGGATTGGCGCAGGATACCGGCGGCGCCATCACGGGTGCCCGCGTGGACTGGTTCTGCGGCAGTGGGCCCGAAGTCGAATTCTTCGCCGGACACATCAAGAATCCGGCGTCCATACATCTGCTTGTAAGCAAAGAGGTTCTCAAGTGA
- a CDS encoding NAD(+)/NADH kinase, producing MLKDIRKIFIVTKAGEPRAAALASEVATWLASRGIDSLTVPHHCGMGNFPCSMTTCDLVLVLGGDGTMIGVAREVGGQSPMLGVNLGRVGFLTEVPADDWQQCLSDLLDGRMVVRRRLTLAYAVLRDGVRVHEGRVVNDIVVNRGSLARLIRLRVAIAGEWLGSIRADGMVVSTPTGSTAYSISSGGPIVHPDIAAVAVTPICPFMNDFRPMVLPGDCHLEIEVEEPASEVFLTLDGQECVPLALGDVIAIDAVDGGLLLVEPEESTYLSRLRTKGVIE from the coding sequence ATGCTCAAGGATATCAGAAAAATATTCATCGTGACCAAGGCCGGCGAGCCGCGCGCCGCCGCGCTTGCCTCCGAGGTGGCCACATGGCTTGCCTCGCGGGGGATAGACAGTCTTACCGTGCCCCATCATTGCGGCATGGGCAACTTCCCGTGCTCCATGACGACCTGCGACCTCGTGCTCGTGCTCGGCGGCGACGGAACCATGATCGGCGTGGCCCGAGAGGTGGGGGGGCAGTCCCCCATGCTGGGCGTCAACCTCGGACGAGTGGGCTTTTTGACCGAAGTCCCGGCCGATGACTGGCAGCAGTGCCTTTCGGACCTTCTCGACGGTAGGATGGTCGTCCGCCGCAGACTGACGCTGGCCTACGCTGTGCTACGCGACGGCGTCCGCGTTCACGAGGGGCGGGTCGTCAACGACATCGTGGTCAACCGGGGCAGTCTGGCCCGGCTCATCCGCCTGCGCGTGGCCATTGCGGGGGAGTGGCTTGGAAGCATCCGGGCCGACGGCATGGTCGTTTCTACGCCCACCGGGTCCACCGCCTATTCCATATCCTCCGGCGGTCCCATCGTGCACCCGGACATCGCAGCCGTCGCCGTGACGCCCATCTGCCCGTTCATGAACGACTTTCGCCCCATGGTCCTGCCGGGTGACTGCCATCTCGAAATCGAGGTGGAGGAGCCCGCCTCGGAGGTCTTCCTCACGCTGGACGGGCAGGAATGCGTGCCCCTCGCGCTTGGCGACGTCATCGCCATCGACGCGGTGGACGGCGGACTTCTGCTCGTGGAGCCGGAGGAATCGACCTATCTGTCCCGGCTGCGCACCAAGGGCGTCATCGAGTAG
- a CDS encoding DVU0524 family FlgM-associated protein — protein MTARSYQIKTMLRTYGRQLNCARRLARFKRTLAAAEAEDEVEISRLARRRVLVEQVAREIVENLMASGSTNQTVQEIRSALESEFGDTLELTYPPAEADMRIYRQTNEGPIEVSIEERNAIIKRLWEITLEKVDDTML, from the coding sequence GTGACTGCACGCTCATACCAGATCAAGACCATGCTTCGGACATACGGGCGGCAGTTGAACTGTGCCCGTCGTCTCGCCCGGTTCAAGCGTACGCTTGCCGCGGCCGAAGCGGAAGACGAGGTGGAAATCTCCCGCCTCGCGAGACGAAGGGTACTGGTTGAGCAGGTGGCAAGGGAAATCGTCGAGAATCTAATGGCTTCGGGCAGCACGAATCAGACCGTGCAGGAAATCCGCTCCGCGCTCGAATCCGAATTCGGCGACACGCTCGAACTGACCTACCCGCCCGCAGAGGCGGACATGCGCATCTACAGACAGACGAACGAAGGCCCCATCGAGGTCTCCATCGAGGAACGCAACGCCATCATCAAGAGACTCTGGGAAATCACGCTTGAGAAGGTCGACGACACCATGCTCTAG
- the flgM gene encoding flagellar biosynthesis anti-sigma factor FlgM, whose translation MKVLGPLTGLKSYERLEKPGGTNGRSRAGSTTGTSRGDSVQLSNEGRLFSSALREAQAAPEVRRAKVNAIKAQVESGEYVPDSRKTAQKLVEEDLDQII comes from the coding sequence ATGAAGGTTCTAGGACCGCTGACCGGACTCAAGAGCTATGAGCGGCTCGAAAAGCCCGGAGGCACAAACGGCAGAAGCCGCGCAGGCAGCACGACCGGCACCAGCCGGGGCGACTCGGTGCAGTTGTCCAACGAGGGCAGGCTCTTCAGCAGTGCCCTGCGCGAGGCGCAGGCGGCACCCGAAGTGCGCCGCGCAAAGGTGAACGCCATCAAGGCACAGGTGGAATCGGGCGAGTACGTCCCCGACTCCCGAAAGACCGCGCAGAAGCTGGTGGAAGAGGATCTTGATCAAATCATCTGA
- the fliW gene encoding flagellar assembly protein FliW, with amino-acid sequence MADRKEEKVIQTRLGTLAVDMERVITFPRGLIGFEDCKQFSLVQLREDSPFLILQSITHPELGLLVADPFSFMRDYNVKLGNAEQKILQLESAEQVAVLVTVNIPQGRPELTALNLTGPIMVNYQARIGLQVPQVDTKYPSRYYIHGENGEMPKPGAPRPAGAEGKDREEES; translated from the coding sequence ATGGCAGACAGAAAAGAAGAAAAAGTAATCCAGACGCGGCTGGGAACGCTGGCCGTGGACATGGAGCGGGTGATCACCTTCCCGCGTGGGCTCATCGGCTTCGAGGACTGCAAGCAGTTCAGCCTCGTGCAGTTGCGCGAGGATTCGCCGTTTCTGATCCTTCAGAGCATCACGCATCCGGAGCTTGGACTTCTCGTGGCCGACCCGTTCTCGTTCATGCGCGATTACAACGTGAAGCTCGGCAACGCGGAACAGAAGATTCTCCAGCTCGAAAGCGCCGAGCAGGTGGCCGTGCTCGTCACGGTCAACATCCCGCAGGGACGTCCTGAACTGACGGCGCTCAACCTCACCGGCCCGATCATGGTCAACTATCAGGCCCGCATCGGCTTGCAGGTGCCGCAGGTCGACACCAAGTACCCCAGTCGGTACTACATTCACGGTGAAAATGGAGAAATGCCGAAACCCGGCGCGCCACGGCCCGCCGGTGCGGAAGGAAAGGACAGGGAAGAGGAGTCCTGA
- the csrA gene encoding carbon storage regulator CsrA — MLILTRRPGESIYLGDDIKITVLSVQGKQIKIGLEVPDDLPVYREEVYLRVQEQNRLALQLSDQDLFAATQLWQTEKKKK, encoded by the coding sequence ATGCTCATCTTAACCAGACGCCCCGGCGAAAGCATCTACCTCGGGGACGACATCAAGATCACGGTCCTCAGCGTGCAGGGCAAGCAGATCAAAATCGGGCTTGAAGTGCCCGACGATCTGCCTGTCTATCGCGAGGAAGTTTATTTGCGGGTTCAGGAGCAGAACAGGCTCGCCCTTCAACTGTCAGATCAGGATTTGTTCGCCGCTACACAGTTATGGCAGACAGAAAAGAAGAAAAAGTAA
- the flgL gene encoding flagellar hook-associated protein FlgL: MPIRVSHRSRFTFFIGNMNSSLADLMDLNTQAATQKKINKPSDNSSGMVRILDHRNTLNSIDKYQENVTEAKGWLGVADNKLTTINDILIQLRGLAEQAATGTMSPDNREQTSYQTRQLYEELVSLANTEYEGSYIFAGHKTDAQPYERALWVTDNDGSTTNADGSPRFSLTGDMERSALIRFTSAGTVGTDALTYEYSLDGGRTFDTGTIPAVAGDKTITIGGAQLTLDAGVTVTAKDPNVDSSTNNGTWMWVRPTARYKGDDVDTVGVDQFGNIPATVTSTAQGLFSGNIAVRLDGDATLTAGQSFTYSYSMDGGASWTTGQSATVPADGEVSIVVPGGHLDLAGNAGDTVTSGSQFNIHPRTGRIELQIGPNESIQINNIGKDVLGGVYASPDDGSVSLAPGLSNEKNLFDVVGRLVGYMETNNQNGCQECLANLNDVSIHIMDNAARVGASENRLAVTENILGTLEHNEETRLSAVEDADVSELMTELANQQIIYETVLRSSSMIMRMNLANFL; this comes from the coding sequence ATGCCAATACGAGTTTCCCATCGCAGCCGCTTCACGTTCTTCATCGGCAACATGAATTCTTCGCTTGCCGATCTCATGGATCTGAACACGCAGGCTGCAACGCAAAAGAAGATCAACAAGCCGTCCGACAATTCCTCGGGCATGGTTCGCATTCTGGACCACCGCAATACCCTGAACTCCATCGACAAGTATCAGGAGAACGTCACCGAGGCCAAGGGCTGGCTCGGCGTGGCGGACAACAAGCTCACGACCATAAACGACATTCTCATCCAGTTGCGCGGGCTGGCGGAGCAGGCCGCCACCGGCACCATGAGCCCGGACAACCGCGAGCAGACCAGCTACCAGACGCGTCAGCTCTACGAGGAACTGGTGTCGCTGGCCAACACCGAATATGAAGGCAGCTACATCTTCGCGGGCCACAAGACCGACGCCCAGCCCTACGAGCGTGCCCTGTGGGTGACCGACAACGATGGCTCCACCACCAACGCCGACGGCTCGCCGCGTTTCTCCCTCACGGGAGACATGGAGCGCTCCGCGCTCATCCGCTTTACGTCTGCCGGAACGGTGGGAACGGACGCCCTGACTTACGAATATTCCCTCGATGGTGGGCGGACCTTCGACACGGGCACCATCCCCGCTGTAGCGGGCGATAAGACCATCACCATCGGCGGTGCGCAGTTGACACTCGACGCAGGCGTGACCGTGACGGCAAAGGATCCCAATGTGGATTCAAGCACGAATAACGGTACGTGGATGTGGGTGCGCCCCACGGCGCGCTACAAGGGTGACGACGTGGATACCGTGGGCGTGGACCAGTTCGGCAACATCCCCGCCACGGTCACTTCCACGGCGCAGGGCCTTTTCAGCGGCAACATCGCCGTGCGTCTCGATGGCGACGCCACGCTGACGGCGGGGCAGTCCTTCACGTACTCCTATTCCATGGATGGCGGCGCGAGCTGGACCACCGGGCAGTCGGCCACGGTTCCGGCGGACGGGGAAGTCTCCATCGTGGTGCCGGGCGGGCATCTCGACCTTGCCGGAAACGCGGGCGACACCGTCACCTCCGGTTCGCAGTTCAACATCCACCCCCGCACGGGCAGAATCGAGCTCCAGATCGGGCCTAACGAGTCGATCCAGATAAATAACATTGGCAAAGACGTACTTGGCGGTGTATATGCGTCACCAGACGACGGCTCCGTGAGCCTCGCTCCCGGCCTGTCGAACGAGAAGAATCTCTTCGACGTCGTGGGACGACTGGTGGGCTACATGGAAACCAACAATCAGAACGGCTGTCAGGAATGTCTGGCCAATCTGAACGACGTTTCCATCCACATCATGGACAATGCCGCCCGCGTCGGCGCCAGCGAGAATCGCCTCGCCGTCACAGAGAACATTCTGGGTACGCTCGAACACAACGAGGAGACGCGTCTCTCGGCTGTCGAGGACGCGGACGTGAGCGAACTCATGACGGAGCTGGCCAACCAGCAGATCATCTACGAAACCGTTCTGCGGTCATCCTCGATGATCATGCGGATGAACCTGGCGAATTTCCTCTAG